GCATCCATTATCAGTCGGCTGCCTTCATGGCAATGACGGCAAACATGATGGGGCAGAAGGCCACCTTTACCCTGAAGAGTGCCCTGGATGGAAAGGCGAAAGATGATTACAACCAGATTTTGCCGAAGATAGGAATCACCTACCAGCTTGACGACCGGCAGAGTAATCTCTACGCCACCGTGAGCAAGGGCTATCGTGCCGGAGGATACAATATCCAGATGTTCAGCGACATTCTGCAAACCGAACTGAATGCCCACCGCCAGCAGGCGATGCGTGGCGATTACGACGTGCCTCATACGCCGGAAGATTACGAAAAGGTGAACCAGACGATTTCGTACAAGCCCGAAGTTTCCTGGAACTACGAGGTGGGTGCCCATCTCAATCTCTTCGACCATGCGCTCCATTTCGACCTGGGTGCCTTCTACATGAAGGTGAAGAACCAGCAGCTCTCCGTGATGGCTGGCAACTACGGCTTCGGAAGAATGATGGTGAATGCCGGAAAGAGCCACAGTTGCGGCATCGAGGCTGCCCTGCGCGGACAGCTTGCCAACGGCAATCTCGACTGGATGCTGAATTATGGTTACACCCGAGCCGAGTTTGACGAATACACGGATAGAGAAGGAGATAAGGCCGTGAGCTACAAGGATAAGAAGGTGCCTTATGTTCCGGAGCACACTCTCTCGGCGATGGCGGATTATCGCCTGCAGTTTGATTCCAGTCTCTTGCGCAGTATGGTTCTGGGTGCCAACGTCAACATGCAGGGCAAGATTTATTGGGATAACGCCAACAGTTATGGTCAGGATATTTATGCCGTGTTGGGTGCGCATGTGGCCTTCGATTTGGGCAAGGTGCAGTTGAATCTGTGGGGCAAGAACCTTACGGACACCAATTACAACACCTTTGCCGTGGATAATGCGGCTACGGGCAAGCGTGAATACTTTGCCCAGCGTGGCAATCCATTCCAATGTGGTGTGGATGTAAGCTTCCGCTTTTAATGCTTACTGATAAAAGAATGAGGATGTGTCACAAGTCTAAATAATGGCAGCCGAGAACGCCCTGAAAGGGCAGAAGCTCTTAGCCCAGGGCAGCGCCCTGGGTAATGTTGACAAAAAACAAAGTCGCCCTGAAAGGGCAAAAGCTTTGAAATAGAAGGCTTTTGCCCTTTCAGGGCGACTTTGTTGTATTTATTCTAAAACCCAGGGCGCTGCCCTGGGCTAGGAGCTTCTGCCCTTTCAGGGCGTATGGGATGTGGTTTATGACACACCCTCATTCTGTATTTCCTATTGATTCATAATGCTATTCAGCAACTCCTGGCAGGCATCTTCCAGCAGCGTGATGACGAGTTCAAAGTCGCTGTAGTCGCCGTAATACGGGTCGGGAACGCTGGTGTATTCACGATGAGTCGTCAGGAAATCGGCCATGCGAACCACCTTATCCTTATCCGCCTGGCTGGAAGCCATAGAGGTGATGGCGCGATAGTTTTCGTTGTCCATCACCACGATGGTTTCATATTTCTTGAAGTCTGATTTCTGAAATTGGCGGGCGTGACTGTTGAAGTTGTAGCCATGCTCAGCTCCGCATTTTCTCATGCGGCTATCAGGCAGCTGACCCACGTGCCAGTTGCCTATTCCCGCAGAATCAATTTCAAACTCATCCTGCAGTCCAGCCTTCTCTACCAGGCTCTTCATGATGCCCTCGCCTGCAGGCGAACGGCAGATGTTGCCCAGGCAAATGAATAATACCGTATGTTTACCTTTCTTTGTCATCATTTAAAAATCTAATATTTATTGTTTTGTTTGCAAAGTTAGTATAATAATCTTTATTATGCAAGATTTTTCCATTCTTTTTTATTTCCTTTTAAAAAAAGAAAGGGCAAAAAAAATCCCGATAAAGAACAGGAATCTGTCTCTATCGGGAAAAAGGGGGAGTATTACTAATAAAAAAATTAGTCGATTTCCTCATCAGCCTCGTAACCGCCCATCTCGCGGATGGCGTTCTTCAGCATCGTGTACTGCTGGTAGAGGTTGTTCACAGCCTCCTCGCCCTTGGTATAGTCGTGCATTGGCGCCTTGAGGAAGAAGCTCAGGAAGCGCTGGGTGCCGTAACGGCCAGCACGGGCTGCAAGGTCGCTCAGCAGAGTGAGGTCGAGCAGCAATGGAGCTGCAAGGATTGAGTCGCGGCAGAGGAAGTTGATCTTGATCTGCATAGGATAACCCATCCATCCGAAGATGTCGATGTTGTCCCAACCCTCCTTGTTATCGTTGCGTGGTGGATAGTAGTTGATGCGAACCTTGTGGTAATACTGGGTGTCCTCATCGTTGCCGTGGCCATAGAGGTCTGGCTGGTCTTCTGGCTTCAGAATAGTCTCCAGCGTAGAGAGCTTGCTCACCTCCTTGGTGTGGAAGTTGGCTGGCTCATCGAGAACGAGACCGTCGCGGTTGCCCAGAATGTTGGTTGAGAACCATCCGTTCAAGCCCAGGCAGCGGGTGCCGATGATAGGAGCGAAACCGCTCTTCACCAGAGTCTGACCCGTCTTGAAGTCCTTGCCTGCGATAGGCATCTTGGTCTTCTCTGCGAGTTCCCACATGGCTGGAATATCAACTGTGGTGTTAGGCGCACCCATGATGAAAGGAGCACCCTCGGTAAGGGCAGCGTAGGCGTAGCACATGGATGGGGCAATGTGCTGGCGGTCGTCGGCCTTCATCGCAGCCTCGAGAGCAGCCAGTGTGCCGTGGATTTCCATGTCCACCGGTACGTAGATTTCTGTAGAAGCAGCCCAGATTACAACGATGCGTGCGCAGCCGTTCTTCTCCTTGAAGTCGCGGATGTCCTGGCGCAGCGCCTCTACCATCTCCCAGCGGGTCTTGCAGTCCTTCACGTTGTCGCCTTCCAGGCGCTTGGCGTAGTTCTTGTCGAAGGCAGCCTTCATAGGCACCACCTTCTCCAGTTCTTCGCGCACAGGGTTGATGTCCTTCTCCTTCAGAACCTCGGCATACATGGCAGCCTGGTAAGCATTCTGCGGATAAACATCCCAAGTGCCGAAAACAATATCGTTGAGGTCGGCGATAGGCACGATGTCCTTGTAGTGCAGATACTTCTTGTCTGCACCCTTGCCCACGCGAATCTTATCGTATTGAGTCATTGAACCTACTGGCTTTGCAAGTCCCTTGCGAGCCATGAAAACACCTGTCATGAATGTGGTAGCTACGGCTCCACAACCTACGACCATGATACCCAGCTTACCTTCAGCTGGCTTTACATTGTTTTGTTCCATTACTAACAGTTATTAAACAGTTATTTAAGTCTTCTAAACTTTTTTTGAATTGATTGATTGATTGAATTGTTCCATCGGATAAGGTGGAAGAGTGCCTTCCCCGATAGCCGAATGTCGCTTTTCTGATTGCAAAGATAATGAAAACTGATGGATAAAGTGTAGTTTTTGATGAAATTCTTCATGAAATTTAGAAATATTAGCATTGGATTCGAGATTATTAGCATGAGAATGGTAAAAATGGCAATAATTTGAAGGAAAAGGGGATTGATTTTGTGACAAAATGTAGGAAGATGTTTTTTTTCTTGAATATTTTCTCGTTTTTCTATTTTTTGCCGTATCTTTGCAGGTAAGAAGTTTTAGAGTTAATGATAAAATAGAAAACAGAAAATAGAATAAAATAAGAATACAGAAAAATAATAAAATAGTAATTATGATAGACCGCTGTTACATCGAAATAACCAATACCTGCAATCTGAATTGCGATTTCTGCCCCAAGCATCATCGCAAGAAGAGGCAGTTGAGTGCAGAGGAGTTCAATCTCATCACGGATAAGGTGAGGGGCAAGGTGTGCTTCCTCTATTTCCATCTGATGGGCGAGCCGCTGCTCCATCCGCTGCTGCCGCAGTTCGTGAGGATGGCTAACGAAAAGGGGTTCAAGACGGTGCTCACATCCAATGGAACCCTGCTCCATCGATGCCTGCCGCTGCTCGAAGCCCTGCCCCATAAAATCCAGCTCTCGCTGCATTCGCACGAAAGTAATGCCCGGGGCGAACTGGCAAGCTACATGCAGGAGGTGATGAATTTCTCCATGCAGGCAGCCGAAAAGGGCACCTGCATGGTGCTCCGACTCTGGAACCAGGGCGGAAGAGACCTGGAAAACGAGGAGGTGATGAAGCTCATAGAGCAATACGTTCCGAAACCCTGGAAGGAACGCCCCGACGGATTCCGACTCACAGACCATCTCTATCTGGAATTCGACCGGAAATTCGAATGGCCTACGGCTGGGGAGGAATCGGAAAAGAATCTGAAGGAGAAATCGGAGAATGAATCGGAGAATGAATCAGGTGAGGAATCTCCTAAAAAAGAAAAGAAACAGCTTTTCTGCAAGGCCCTGATTAAGCAGATAGGCGTCCTATCCGATGGAAGCCTCGTGCCCTGCTGCCTCGACCACGATGGCGATGTGGTGCTGGGCAATCTTCTGCATCAATCTCTCGAAGAAATTCTCGCTTCGCCCCGGGCGCAGGCGCTGATAGAAGGATTCAAGCATCACACGGCTTCTGAAAAACTCTGCCAGAACTGCGAATCAGCCCTGGCTGGCAACAGCTTCAGGGGAAAAGCCAGAAGCTCGGAAAAATAAAAGCTCCGGCTCGTAATCTCTCGGAAAATCTCTCGGAAAAATAAAAAATAGTAATATATAAATCTTAAAAAAATATAGCATGACAATAACCCTTATCATATTAGTTATCACGGTTGCCATGTTTATATGGGGCAGGGTGAGGGCCGACATCGTGGCACTCACAGCCCTGGCAGCCCTGCTGGTGCTCGGAATCCTTACCCCCGCCGAAGCCCTGGCTGGCTTCTCATCGCCCATCGTCATCATGATGATAGGACTCTTCGTGGTGGGAGGAGCCATCATGCAGACGGGCCTCGCCAAGCTCACGGGCAATAAGCTCATGGCACTCTCGCGAGGCAACGAAACCATCACCTTCCTCCTCGTGATGCTCGTTACATCCTTCATCGGAGCCTTCGTCAGCAACACCGGAACCGTGGCCCTCATGATGCCCATCATCATGAGCATCGCAGCCGGGTCGGGCATGCAGTCGTCACGATTCCTCATGCCCCTCGCCTTCGCCGGAAGCCTGGGCGGAATGCTCACTCTCATCGGTACGCCGCCCAACCTGGTCATCGACGAGGTGCTCACCGAAGCCGGCTATCAGCCGCTCGCCTTCTTCAGCTTCTTCCCCGTGGGCATTATCGTCATCGCCATCGGCATCATCGTGCTCATGCCCCTGAGCAAAATCTTCCTCAGCAAAAGCCAGGGAAGCAAGAAGAAGAAAAACGCCAAGTCGCTCGACGACCTGGTGGATGAATACCGGCTGCTCGACAATCTGCATCGCTACATCGTGCCCAGCAGCCGCACCTCTGCCGCCCGCGATGAAAACGGCAACCAGCTTGACATCGTGGGAAAGACCCTGAAGGAACTCAGCATACAGAAGAAATACGGCGTGAGCATCATCGAGATAAGAAACGAAAAGAAATCGCGACTCGGGCTGGTGAAAGACGTGAACCAGAACATGGCCAAGAGCAGCAGCACCATCCAGGTGCACGACACCTTATATATAATAGGTGACGAGCAGAAGATGCAGCACTTTGCCCGGGACTACGGACTCCGGAAGATGAAGGACGTGAAGATAGATTTCTACGACCTGGGATTGACCGAGATAGTGGTGATGCCAACCTCCAATTTCGCCGGTCTGCGCATAGGCGAGGCCAACCTGCGCAAGCGATTCGGCATCAACGTGCTGGGCGTGAAGCGAGGCTCATCATCCTCTTCTTCTTCTGAGGGTGGCAGAGGCGGCAGCGAATACATCACGGATAATCTGATAGCCGCCAAACTGCACGTGGGCGACATGCTGCTGGTGCAGGGCGAATGGACCAACCTGGCGCATCTCACCGCCGACACCACCAACTGGGTGGTCTTGGATCAGCCTGAGAAGACTGCCGACAAGGTTTTGCTGGATTACAAGGCACCCGTGGCAGCAGCCATCATGCTCCTGATGATAGCCATGATGGTGTTCGATTTCATCCCCGTGGCTCCCGTAACGGCGGTCATCATCGCCGGACTGCTCACCGTGTTTGCCGGCTGTTTCCGCAACGTGGAGGCGGCCTACAAGACCATCAACTGGGAGAGCATCGTGCTGATAGCCGCCATGATGCCGATGTCTACGGCACTGGAGAAGACGGGAGCATCGGCCTTGGTATCTCAGGGGCTGGTAGACAGTCTCGGGGCGATGGGTCCTACGGCTCTGCTTGCCGGCATCTACTTCACCACCTCGCTGATGACGATGTTTATCAGCAACACCGCCACCGCCGTATTGATGGCACCGATAGCCCTGGTGGCAGCGCAGCAGGTGGGCGTGAGTCCATACTCCTTCCTCTTTGCCGTGACCCTGGGAGCCAGCATGTGCTTCGCCTCGCCGTTCTCCACCCCGCCTAATGCGCTGGTGATGAAGGCCGGCGGCTACACGTTTATGGATTACGTAAAGGTGGGATTGCCGCTGCAGATCATCATCGGCGTGGTCATGACGTTTGTCCTGCCGCTGCTGTTTGAATATTAGGGACAGAATAAAAAAAGAGATGCTACATGGTGCATGATGAATGCTTGCCATGTGGCATCTCTATTTTTTATGCTAGATGGTTACGTCTGCAGAATCGCCGTCGCTTCCGCCGGTGTCAGTCTTGCCCTGGTCGGTATTGCCGCTTCCCGGGTTTCCGGTTCCGCCGCCTGGATTGTCACCGCCGCCCTGGGCATTTCCGCCGCCTGGATTGTTACCGCCGCTTGGAGAATTATCAGGCTCCTCCACGTCGCCCTTGTCGCCGGAAGTAACCTTCTTGATTACATTTCCGTCTTTGTCGTAGCAGGTGATTTGGATAGCGGTGCGCTGCAGTTCGTCCTTGATATCCACGTTAGGAGTGAAGATTACGCGTCGGGCGGTAATGAGCCCGCTAGCCACCTCCGTCACGGTTTCCACGCTCTTGGCTCTCACGCCGAATCTCATGGTTCCCAAACCAGGAATAGCTACGGAGTGGCCTTCGGTGGCCCACGCCTTGATCACCTCGCCAGCCGCGTCCCAGCACGCCTGCATCACGCCGCGGCTCACACCACTACGGAGCGCCGCCTCCTTAATCACCTTGCTCTCAGAGAGCTTACTGTAAAGTTCGGTGCCGAGCACGAAACGATACTTACCTTTCAACTCACCCACCTGGATGAGGGTTTCCTTTGCCTTCAGATTAATTGCCATAATATCTTGAATTTTAAATTGTTAATACTTTGTGAGCTATAAACTATAAACTTTTAACTCTAAACTATCTAATGGTGATAGTAGGCACGAAGTGGCTCGAGTCGGCCCTTGTCGAGATGTTGTTCTCCTGCTGCTGCCGCTGGTTCTTCCCAATCACGAGCCCCGCCGTGCACGAACTGGTGAGGAAGGTGACGATGGCAGAGCATACGGCCACGATGAGATACTTGATGAATGCCTTCATGTTCACTTTCATGTTCTGTTTCATAAGCAATACGATTTTAAATTGTTAATACTAGCAATCCGGTCTTTCCCCCAGAAGCCATTTTCCATTTTTCCAACTGGAGAAATATTTTTCTCCAACTAGGAAAGTGATTTTCCAGCGCTTTCTGAATCACGATGCAAAGATACAAAAACAGCCACCATCAGTTGTGCGATGGTGGCTGATGCCGTGCGATGGCGGCACATTTTAAGCTAATAACTTTAAACTATCAACTCTAAACTATTAACTCTAAACTCTCAGCTCTATCCCGGTTCCCCCAGATACTCCACGATAGCCTTCACCTGCTTGGGCGAAAACGATTTGCTCGTCTTGCAGTATCCCATCATCTGCAGCTCCTCCCATAGTGGGGTGCAGCGGCGAATCCAGACCATCAGATGGTTGACAGCTGTGCGAGGGTAACTCTCGGGAAAGTACATCAAGGCAAGTTCCTTCTTGGTGTACGTACGAATCTTGAAATCTTCTATCATCATAATCCTTCAATTTATCATAATCCTTCTATTTGCTTAAGGAATTACTAAACTCTATTTTTTCTCTTTCAGATAATATTCGCTGAAGTCCTTGCACTCTGGTGGCAACTGGTGGTGCACCAGCTGGGGCAGAATCTCCTTGAGCTGCATGAAGAGGCTTTCGCCTGGCGCATCCCTGTCGGGAAACATGTGCCACTCCGTGTGGAGCTTTTCTCCTATTTCCGCCAGCCATTTCTTATCTTCCGGCTTCAGCAGCGTAGCAGAAGGGATGGCTATCGCCTTGTGCCCGGCAGAGAGCATCGCCCAGCAGTCGCTGCTTCCCTCCGTAATGAAAAGCCTCTCGCCCGGCTTCAGCATCTTCACCACAGGAAGATTATAGATGCTGCATCGGGCACCATAAGGGAAGCGGAAGCGGGGAGCTGTCGGCTCCGTCTGATGTGAACCTTCCACCCCGTGTGAAGGAGCATCTGTGTCATCTGTGAAGCCTGTGTCATCTGTGAAACCTGTATCATCTGTGTCATCTGTGAAATCTGTGGGCGATTTGTCAGCAGCAAGCCCCTTCGCCTCCGTGGGCATCTTCTTGTAATCCAGATTTCTGTTTTGAATCCCGATCAGGTTCCCCTCCATGTCGAAGTAGGGAATCTGCAGCCAGTTCACCCCCTTTCTATCCGTCCACGAAGTCAATCTGCACCATCTCGCCACTCTCTCATCAATCCTTCTTTCATCGAAAAGGAATCTTCTGGCCGCCCCGTTGAGCCAGGGATGCTCAAAGAATCTCGCATACTTCCCGGCATCGAAGGAGGAGGATAGTGATGCCTTCGAAGAAGTTTCGGAAGAATCTTCCGAAGAAGTTTCCGAAGATGTTTCCGAAGAGGAAGAGGATAGGGAGATGGGTGAAGAGGAAGAAACCACCTTCGGATGCGAATCTTCCAGATAAACCCCATTCACCTCCGCCAGCCATCGGCAGGCCGAGAGGAAATCCTTCCCCAGGTATTTCATCACCAGGTCGATGGTGCCTACGGAATCCCCCATGCAAACATAGCAGCGGCAGCTGTTCCTTCTTGTGTTGAACGAGAGGCTGGCGTGGTGGTCGTCATGAAAGGGGCAGAGCGCCTTGTGCCGCTTCACCACCATTCCCAGCTGCTCGGCGACCCCCTCAATAGGCAGGTCGCGCAGCTTCTGAATCTCATATTTCTCCATAAAATTTCATTTTCAAAATCTTATATTTCTCCAATTTAATCTCATTTTTCCTTACTCTTAACCTTTGCTGCCGGCGACCCCGTAAGATACTCCTGCGTCTTCGTGTAAAGCCCTGTCTGGCTGCTGTAGGTGATGAACTTGCGGTTCTTCCATACGTCGATTTGATGCTTGGTGCCTTCCTTGCTCTTTCCAAGGCTCAGGCGAAGTGCTTCCAGCTGCTGCTCGTTGAAAGAATGTTCAAGACTGTCGAGCATGTTCTTAGGACCACTTCTCTGCACCTCTTCTTCGTGGGCATCATATCCCTTGAACATGTCGCCAAACACCTTCACCTTCGACCACAGGTCGTAATAGCAAAACCATACTACGAACTCGCCGATGGAGCGCGTCCACGTCTGGTCGTTCAGAATCCAGAGCACAGCCCCCTTCTTCCATGCCGAAAAGATGCTGCGGTGGGATAGTTCCCAAAGAGTATCATCATCGGCAAGGTCGGCAAGCCTGGCCATTTCTTCTGCCAGCTGGTCGGCCACCTTGTTGAGCTGTTTCACCACAAAGGTACCCTTGCAGTTGTCCAGGCGCAGCAGATAGCTGTCTAGATTCTTCAGGAATTCCTCGTCATACGAACCCTGTCGTGGAATCCTGCCGCTACGCTCGCCACGAGCCTTGTAGGCAAAGGGGATGCGCCCGAAGAAACCATTGGTGATGTCTTTCTTGTAGAACAGGCGGGCTGCTTCTGGGGTAGAAGTGAAGGTAAGATTCACACGGAGCACGGGATTACCCGTTACGCCATCAGCCGTGGCGCGCAAGGCACCTGCTCTCTGGCAGTCGTAGATGTTTCTCACCATCTGGCTCACCTGCTTATGGCCACCGCAGATTCTATCCGCCATCTCCACCTCGGGCAGGTTGATGTATTGGGTTCTCTCGCCCAGTTTCTCGCATGCCATGGCATTCTGAATGAAGGCGGGGTTGGTTACGTCGGCAGGTGGAAACCAGAAACTCACGTCAGGACGCTCGGGCTTTTCCTTGTTGGCGCCCTTGGTTTTCATCTGTCGCTGCCAATCCACCAGTTTCTTGAACTCAGTCTCATCATGCTTGCGAAAAGTGCGCATGATGGCCTCTACAAGATGACCCAGTTGCGCCTTTCCGATACCCGAAGGGCCTATCAAATGTCCCATCTGACCGCACATTTCATAGAATTTGTTGTCGGAATACATGAATCTTACGCCCGTGAGATGGGCTGCCAAAGCCGGAATTGCCATCGGAATGAGCACTTCTCGCATGTCTTTTGATGCCTGCGAGATGGCTAATTTCACGAATTCCGTGCCTTTGCTGGGTTTGGGCATCGCCGGAGCGGTGCTGCTGAAAATATTGTAACTCATTGCTTTCTAGAGAATTAAATTAAAATATTACTTGTCGTTGGCTGGTCAAAAATCTCAGTCTCAGTCTCTCAGTTGTTTTAAATGTGGCATCCGCCTCTTTATATTATATATATAACTAATTAAATATCAATAAGTTATAAACGCTTTAAAAGCGGGTAAAGGGTTGGATTGTGACTTTTTTCCTAACTGAGACTGAGATTTGAGAGATTTTCTATCCCTGTCCGCTTATTGCACACAGCTCCTTGGCTGCCAGCAGGCAGAAATTCTGGAAGGTGAATTTCTCCGTGAACCGAGGTCGGTTGAAGGTTGGATAGAGTGTACCGTCGTTTTTGCGGTTCACGTTGATGTATGTACCTTCATACACGTGCGGATTTCTCTGCACCACCTTATCCGTCTTCTTCTCGGAGTCGTTCTGCACGAATGTGAAGTGGTCTTCGCCGTCGTGCGTGATGGCTCCGTCCAGATACTCGCCTATGCCCAGGCGTCCAGGCTTGCGGGTTATCAACTTGAGGTCGATTCCCAACTCTGTGTTGGGGTAGAAACCTTTTTCTAACTTTTTAGAACTTTCGTTCATGTTGGCATTTAATACTGCATTCATCTTTTATTAGCGTATTAAATAAGCCTCTCTGGTACGGTGACATTCGAAGAGGTTTCCCTGTCATCTTTTCTAGTACCGTCATTCCCCATTTTGTGATTTGCAACTCACTTGATGGGTAGTCATTTTGTTTTCAAATGACGATGCAAAGATAGGCAAAAAGGAAAAGCTCATGGGAGAAAAAAGAATCTTTCGTCAGGCTGCGGAATGAAAAGGAATGAAAAGGAAAGAAAAAGGAAAGAATCGAGGAAAATAGGGGAAATGAACTCTGATGAATTTGTATTTTTCAGTTTTTATGGAAGGAAAAATCGTTTTTCCGCTCTGATTTTCTATCTTATCGAGGAAAATGAGCGGAAAAACGAGGAATTTGTGCGGAAAATCGGGAGATTTTTGCGGAAATATGTGGAATATATTCGGCTACAACAATAAAAAAGTAAGATTATTGGTTCATCGCATTGCTTATTGCC
The Segatella copri DNA segment above includes these coding regions:
- a CDS encoding low molecular weight protein-tyrosine-phosphatase is translated as MTKKGKHTVLFICLGNICRSPAGEGIMKSLVEKAGLQDEFEIDSAGIGNWHVGQLPDSRMRKCGAEHGYNFNSHARQFQKSDFKKYETIVVMDNENYRAITSMASSQADKDKVVRMADFLTTHREYTSVPDPYYGDYSDFELVITLLEDACQELLNSIMNQ
- a CDS encoding inositol-3-phosphate synthase; this translates as MEQNNVKPAEGKLGIMVVGCGAVATTFMTGVFMARKGLAKPVGSMTQYDKIRVGKGADKKYLHYKDIVPIADLNDIVFGTWDVYPQNAYQAAMYAEVLKEKDINPVREELEKVVPMKAAFDKNYAKRLEGDNVKDCKTRWEMVEALRQDIRDFKEKNGCARIVVIWAASTEIYVPVDMEIHGTLAALEAAMKADDRQHIAPSMCYAYAALTEGAPFIMGAPNTTVDIPAMWELAEKTKMPIAGKDFKTGQTLVKSGFAPIIGTRCLGLNGWFSTNILGNRDGLVLDEPANFHTKEVSKLSTLETILKPEDQPDLYGHGNDEDTQYYHKVRINYYPPRNDNKEGWDNIDIFGWMGYPMQIKINFLCRDSILAAPLLLDLTLLSDLAARAGRYGTQRFLSFFLKAPMHDYTKGEEAVNNLYQQYTMLKNAIREMGGYEADEEID
- a CDS encoding radical SAM/SPASM domain-containing protein: MIDRCYIEITNTCNLNCDFCPKHHRKKRQLSAEEFNLITDKVRGKVCFLYFHLMGEPLLHPLLPQFVRMANEKGFKTVLTSNGTLLHRCLPLLEALPHKIQLSLHSHESNARGELASYMQEVMNFSMQAAEKGTCMVLRLWNQGGRDLENEEVMKLIEQYVPKPWKERPDGFRLTDHLYLEFDRKFEWPTAGEESEKNLKEKSENESENESGEESPKKEKKQLFCKALIKQIGVLSDGSLVPCCLDHDGDVVLGNLLHQSLEEILASPRAQALIEGFKHHTASEKLCQNCESALAGNSFRGKARSSEK
- a CDS encoding SLC13 family permease, translating into MTITLIILVITVAMFIWGRVRADIVALTALAALLVLGILTPAEALAGFSSPIVIMMIGLFVVGGAIMQTGLAKLTGNKLMALSRGNETITFLLVMLVTSFIGAFVSNTGTVALMMPIIMSIAAGSGMQSSRFLMPLAFAGSLGGMLTLIGTPPNLVIDEVLTEAGYQPLAFFSFFPVGIIVIAIGIIVLMPLSKIFLSKSQGSKKKKNAKSLDDLVDEYRLLDNLHRYIVPSSRTSAARDENGNQLDIVGKTLKELSIQKKYGVSIIEIRNEKKSRLGLVKDVNQNMAKSSSTIQVHDTLYIIGDEQKMQHFARDYGLRKMKDVKIDFYDLGLTEIVVMPTSNFAGLRIGEANLRKRFGINVLGVKRGSSSSSSSEGGRGGSEYITDNLIAAKLHVGDMLLVQGEWTNLAHLTADTTNWVVLDQPEKTADKVLLDYKAPVAAAIMLLMIAMMVFDFIPVAPVTAVIIAGLLTVFAGCFRNVEAAYKTINWESIVLIAAMMPMSTALEKTGASALVSQGLVDSLGAMGPTALLAGIYFTTSLMTMFISNTATAVLMAPIALVAAQQVGVSPYSFLFAVTLGASMCFASPFSTPPNALVMKAGGYTFMDYVKVGLPLQIIIGVVMTFVLPLLFEY
- a CDS encoding DNA-binding protein, with amino-acid sequence MAINLKAKETLIQVGELKGKYRFVLGTELYSKLSESKVIKEAALRSGVSRGVMQACWDAAGEVIKAWATEGHSVAIPGLGTMRFGVRAKSVETVTEVASGLITARRVIFTPNVDIKDELQRTAIQITCYDKDGNVIKKVTSGDKGDVEEPDNSPSGGNNPGGGNAQGGGDNPGGGTGNPGSGNTDQGKTDTGGSDGDSADVTI
- a CDS encoding DUF4248 domain-containing protein, translating into MMIEDFKIRTYTKKELALMYFPESYPRTAVNHLMVWIRRCTPLWEELQMMGYCKTSKSFSPKQVKAIVEYLGEPG
- a CDS encoding CHC2 zinc finger domain-containing protein, which encodes MEKYEIQKLRDLPIEGVAEQLGMVVKRHKALCPFHDDHHASLSFNTRRNSCRCYVCMGDSVGTIDLVMKYLGKDFLSACRWLAEVNGVYLEDSHPKVVSSSSPISLSSSSSETSSETSSEDSSETSSKASLSSSFDAGKYARFFEHPWLNGAARRFLFDERRIDERVARWCRLTSWTDRKGVNWLQIPYFDMEGNLIGIQNRNLDYKKMPTEAKGLAADKSPTDFTDDTDDTGFTDDTGFTDDTDAPSHGVEGSHQTEPTAPRFRFPYGARCSIYNLPVVKMLKPGERLFITEGSSDCWAMLSAGHKAIAIPSATLLKPEDKKWLAEIGEKLHTEWHMFPDRDAPGESLFMQLKEILPQLVHHQLPPECKDFSEYYLKEKK